A region of Lycium barbarum isolate Lr01 chromosome 3, ASM1917538v2, whole genome shotgun sequence DNA encodes the following proteins:
- the LOC132631448 gene encoding uncharacterized protein LOC132631448 — protein sequence MSIEDVFPKQAGMTRKIFKAKDTVAAAGYRFDDLVSMTSFSIKKMYAALRVDFPKVQWRRMVCNNLGSPKWTFHLTLVAHRSLYTRDRLAKWGMTNDTSCPLCDAADETIEHLFFLCNFSSQLWKKLLTGQHIQRHVMGCNQELYWAIRKAKANTYIMVLVGCVYQDWQDRNLRVF from the coding sequence ATGAGTATAGAAGATGTATTCCCTAAACAGGCTGGGATGACAAGGAAAATATTTAAGGCTAAAGATACTGTCGCAGCTGCAGGGTACAGATTTGATGATCTGGTGTCAATGACCTCTTTCTCGATTAAAAAGATGTATGCAGCTCTCAGAGTTGATTTTCCCAAAGTACAGTGGAGGAGGATGGTGTGCAACAACTTAGGAAGTCCTAAATGGACTTTTCACTTGACTTTAGTAGCTCATCGCAGCCTATATACAAGAGATCGACTAGCCAAATGGGGAATGACAAATGACACTTCATGCCCACTTTGTGATGCAGCAGACGAGACTATTGAACACTTATTTTTCCTATGTAACTTCTCATCTCAACTGTGGAAAAAACTTCTTACAGGGCAACATATACAAAGACACGTTATGGGATGCAATCAAGAACTGTACTGGGCAATTAGAAAAGCAAAGGCGAACACTTACATAATGGTGCTTGTAGGATGTGT